In the Vidua chalybeata isolate OUT-0048 chromosome 28, bVidCha1 merged haplotype, whole genome shotgun sequence genome, CGTCCTGCGGGCCACCCCCGGTGTCACCCGCGGGGACAGCGCCCGGTGCCAGCGGGCACCGTGTGGCATCGCCGCGGGGCGGTGTGGGGCCGTGCTGCAGTGTCCCCAcccagcagtgtcccacacctgatgtccccgtgtccccatccctgatgTCATGGTGTCCCCACCCCACAATGTCCCATCCCCGAGGTCCCCGTATCCCCATCCCTGAGGTCCTGGTGTCCCCACCCAGCAGTGTCCGACCCctgatgtccccgtgtccccatccctgatgtccccgtgtcctcaTCCACAcagtccccgtgtccccagcccacaATGTCCCATCCCCGAtgtgcccgtgtccccatccccgatgtccccgtgtccccatcccacaaTGTCCCATCCCCGATGTGCCCGTGTCCCCACCCCACAATGTCGCATCCCTGAGGTCCgcgtgtccccaggtgtcccctccccagggtGTCCGATCCCCAAAACCTTTTTGTCCCCATCCTCATCACCATCCCCTTGTTgatgtccccatggtgtccccataGCCttggtgtccccatccccctccctccagtgtcccctcactgtccccgctgtcccctctctgtcccgctgtccccgctgtccccgctgtcccctcgctgttccctctctgtcccctctctgtccccgctgtcccctcactatccccgctgtcccctctctgtcccgctgtcccctctctgtccccgctgtcccctctctgtcccctcgctatccccgctgtccccgctgtcccctctctgtcccctcgctgtccccgctgtccccgctgtcccctcgctatccccgctgtcccctctctgtccccgctgtcccctctctgtccccgctgtcccctctctgtcccgctgtcccctctccgtcccgctgtcccctctctgtcccctctctgtccccgctgtcccctcgctatccccgctgtcccctctctgtcccgctgtcccctcgctgtccccgctgtccccgctgtcccctctctgtccccgctgtcccctctctgtcccgctgtcccctcgctgtccccgctgtccccacctGCAGCCGCAGCCGCGGCTCtccggcggggccgcgctcgGTGCGCAGGCAGCGGGAGCCGTGCCGGATGCCCAGGATCACCGGCAGCCGGGCGGGCTCCAGGGCGCGGTTGGGCACCCAGAACACCTTCTCTGCGGGTGACACGGGGACCCTCAGCGCGTGTCCCCGCGCGTGTCGCCGCGCCTGTCCCCGCGCCTGTCCCCGCGCGTGTCCCCGCGTCACCTTCCAGCGCGGCGTTGGCGCCCTGCAGGTGCCCGGCCACCAGCTGGTCACCGCGCAGGTACAGCGACCGCTGGTTCACGTCCCAGAGCCTGGCGGGCAAAGCGGCGACAGCGGTGCCACCCCTCGGTGCCACCCCTCGGTGCCACCCCTCGGTGCCACCCCGgtcccccgccgccccccgggcCGTCCCTTACCGGTACCGGAACACCTTGGTCTGCAGCGCGGGCGCGTGGCAGGGGGCGAAGCCTTCGGCCTCTGCGCGGAGGAAGAGGAGGGCGAGGCTGAGGGCGGCCA is a window encoding:
- the LOC128800948 gene encoding interleukin-36 receptor antagonist protein-like; the protein is MEAEGFAPCHAPALQTKVFRYRLWDVNQRSLYLRGDQLVAGHLQGANAALEEKVFWVPNRALEPARLPVILGIRHGSRCLRTERGPAGEPRLRLQDVDIRELPRAGDSAAAFTFFRSYRDGLWRFESAAHPGWFLCTSPRGHQPLALCGHRDVTSHLLDFYFQLC